In Pseudomonas sp. Leaf58, one DNA window encodes the following:
- a CDS encoding FAD-dependent oxidoreductase, with protein sequence MSTTTPLPPHWDQEVDLLVFGAGTAGMTSALMASHHGLDVLLCEKTAVVGGISATSGGTTWVPGTTQSQRAGVPDSAAEAATFLKAVVGERGGDALRAAFLASGPQAIDELERISEVKFVAAAAHPDYVSGPGAAFGGRALAPLAFDGRLLGKDFARVRPPRREFMGLGGMMVPRADLDALLAPFASVHNLTRTLSVVGRYCIDRLSYPRGTHLVMGNALVARLFYSLRQRNVAVRFETPLHELILENGQVVGAVVLHNGQPERIRARRGVVLATGGLTRHPTLRKQLFPAAAQALSLAPLTHTGDGIDRALKANAQLDNGHDSPGLWMPCSIRTAKDGYQAVWPHILLDRAKPGLIAVNARGQRFVNESDSYHDFVMGMLRDASPTAHLICDQAFLQRYGLGLVMPLRSALNIASFVKSGYLIKGRTLGELASKLKVDAEGLANTISTYNAAAAQGDDPAFKRGSSPMNRHNGDPQQMPNPCVRPLGDGPYYAVTVQPADLACSAGLRGNADGQVLNPQGQVIEGLYACGNDLTSVFRGTYPGPGTTLGPAIVFGWRVARHAAGVAEGKTGMAEPIKVAAREALG encoded by the coding sequence GTGAGCACCACCACCCCCCTCCCCCCGCACTGGGACCAGGAAGTCGACCTGCTGGTGTTCGGCGCAGGCACTGCAGGTATGACCAGCGCATTGATGGCCAGCCACCACGGGCTGGACGTGCTGCTGTGTGAAAAAACCGCCGTGGTGGGCGGCATCAGCGCCACCTCGGGCGGCACCACCTGGGTACCCGGTACAACCCAGAGCCAACGCGCCGGCGTGCCGGACAGCGCGGCAGAGGCCGCGACCTTCCTCAAGGCAGTAGTCGGTGAGCGCGGTGGTGACGCATTGCGCGCAGCCTTCCTCGCCAGCGGGCCGCAGGCGATTGACGAACTCGAGCGCATCAGCGAAGTGAAATTCGTCGCCGCCGCCGCCCACCCCGACTACGTCAGCGGCCCAGGCGCCGCGTTTGGCGGCCGCGCCCTTGCACCCCTCGCGTTCGACGGCAGGCTGCTGGGCAAGGACTTCGCCCGCGTGCGCCCACCGCGCCGCGAGTTCATGGGCCTGGGCGGCATGATGGTGCCTCGTGCGGACCTGGATGCGCTGCTTGCGCCCTTTGCCTCTGTGCACAACCTAACCCGCACCCTGAGCGTGGTCGGCCGTTATTGCATCGACCGCCTGAGCTACCCCCGCGGCACCCACCTGGTGATGGGCAACGCCCTGGTCGCCAGGCTGTTCTATAGCCTGCGCCAGCGCAACGTGGCCGTCCGCTTTGAAACCCCCTTGCACGAACTCATCCTGGAAAACGGCCAGGTGGTGGGGGCAGTGGTGCTGCACAACGGCCAGCCTGAGCGCATCCGCGCCCGTCGTGGCGTGGTGCTGGCCACCGGGGGCCTGACGCGCCACCCGACCCTGCGCAAGCAGCTGTTCCCGGCGGCTGCCCAAGCCCTTTCACTGGCGCCCCTGACCCACACCGGCGACGGCATTGACCGCGCGCTCAAGGCCAATGCCCAGCTCGACAACGGCCACGACAGCCCAGGCCTGTGGATGCCTTGCTCGATCCGCACGGCCAAGGACGGCTACCAGGCAGTATGGCCACACATCCTGCTGGACCGCGCCAAGCCTGGGCTGATTGCCGTGAATGCCCGGGGCCAGCGCTTCGTCAACGAGTCAGACTCCTACCACGACTTCGTCATGGGCATGCTCCGCGACGCCAGCCCCACCGCCCACCTGATCTGTGACCAGGCTTTCTTGCAGCGTTACGGCTTGGGCCTGGTGATGCCGCTACGCAGCGCCCTCAACATCGCCAGCTTCGTCAAGTCTGGCTACTTGATCAAAGGCCGCACCCTGGGTGAGCTTGCCAGCAAACTCAAGGTTGATGCCGAGGGGCTGGCGAACACCATCAGCACCTACAACGCCGCCGCCGCACAGGGTGACGACCCGGCATTCAAGCGCGGTAGCAGCCCCATGAACCGTCACAATGGTGACCCCCAGCAAATGCCCAACCCCTGCGTCCGCCCACTCGGCGATGGGCCTTACTATGCGGTGACTGTGCAACCGGCCGACCTCGCCTGCAGCGCGGGCCTGAGGGGTAACGCCGATGGCCAGGTGCTGAACCCGCAAGGCCAGGTGATTGAGGGGCTGTATGCCTGTGGGAATGACCTGACTTCAGTGTTTCGCGGCACCTACCCAGGCCCAGGCACCACGCTGGGGCCTGCGATTGTATTTGGCTGGCGAGTGGCCCGGCATGCGGCGGGCGTTGCTGAAGGCAAAACGGGCATGGCAGAACCTATCAAGGTAGCGGCAAGAGAAGCGCTTGGCTGA
- a CDS encoding FAD-dependent oxidoreductase, with the protein MLADTSLHTTLDCDVLVIGSGAAGLSAAVTAAWHGQRVIVVEKDEVFGGATAWSGGWMWVPCNPLAQRAGIIEDRALPRTYLEHELGEHFDPAMIDAFLEAAPNMVSFFERHTTLQFADGNAIADIHGDTPGAGTGGRSVIAAPYNAYEVGKLLKRLRTTMRETSFLGMPIMAGKDLTAFLTLTRSWRALLHVSKRFGKHLIDLALNGRSMHLVNGVALIARLAKSAEALGVQLWESAPATALLHEHGRVTGAVVETAKGRIAIRARKGVVLAAGGFANDIERRKALFPRTPTGHEHLALPPLGVNGDGLRLGESVGGQFAADLACPAAWAPVSRVPYKDGSVGHFPHIIERAKPGIIGVLANGQRFVNEANGYYDYVAAMVATAPGTEVASWLICTHAFQRRYGLGISRPFPLPVEPFIRSGYLKTGDTVEALANACGIDPSGLRHTLAEYNRHARNGEDPQFGRGSTPYNRKQGDAQHGPNPCVAPIEQGPFYAVKVEAGCFGTFAGLKTNAHAQVLNTEGQPIAGLYSAGADMASIMGGHYPAGGINLGPATTFGYIAGRHLAGATAYE; encoded by the coding sequence ATGCTTGCCGACACTTCCCTGCACACCACGCTGGACTGCGATGTCCTGGTCATTGGCTCCGGCGCGGCCGGGCTCAGCGCAGCCGTGACCGCCGCCTGGCACGGCCAGCGTGTCATCGTGGTGGAAAAGGACGAGGTGTTCGGCGGCGCCACCGCCTGGTCGGGTGGCTGGATGTGGGTGCCCTGCAACCCCTTGGCGCAGCGTGCCGGGATCATCGAAGACCGCGCGCTGCCGCGCACCTACCTCGAGCACGAACTGGGCGAACACTTCGACCCGGCGATGATCGATGCCTTTCTCGAAGCGGCGCCCAACATGGTCTCGTTTTTCGAGCGCCATACCACGCTGCAATTTGCCGACGGCAATGCCATTGCCGACATTCACGGCGACACCCCTGGCGCCGGCACCGGCGGCCGTTCGGTGATTGCCGCACCGTACAACGCCTATGAGGTTGGCAAGCTGCTCAAGCGGCTGCGCACAACCATGCGCGAAACCTCGTTCCTGGGCATGCCCATCATGGCCGGCAAGGACCTCACCGCTTTCCTCACCCTGACCCGCTCCTGGCGTGCGCTGCTGCACGTGAGCAAACGCTTCGGCAAACACCTGATCGACCTGGCGCTCAACGGGCGCTCCATGCACCTGGTGAACGGCGTCGCGTTGATCGCCCGCCTGGCCAAGTCGGCTGAAGCGCTAGGCGTTCAGCTCTGGGAGTCGGCGCCAGCCACCGCGCTTTTGCATGAACATGGCCGCGTCACCGGGGCCGTGGTTGAAACCGCAAAAGGTCGCATCGCCATTCGCGCACGCAAGGGCGTGGTGCTGGCAGCGGGTGGCTTTGCCAATGACATCGAACGGCGCAAGGCACTGTTCCCGCGCACGCCAACCGGTCATGAGCACCTGGCCTTGCCGCCGCTGGGGGTCAATGGTGACGGTTTGCGCCTGGGCGAGAGCGTCGGGGGCCAGTTTGCCGCGGACCTCGCCTGCCCAGCGGCGTGGGCGCCGGTGTCGCGGGTGCCTTACAAGGACGGCAGCGTCGGCCACTTCCCACACATCATCGAACGCGCTAAGCCAGGCATCATTGGCGTGCTCGCGAACGGCCAGCGCTTCGTCAATGAAGCCAATGGTTACTACGACTATGTGGCCGCGATGGTCGCGACTGCGCCCGGCACCGAGGTCGCGTCCTGGTTGATTTGCACGCACGCATTCCAGCGGCGCTACGGCCTGGGTATCTCACGCCCCTTCCCGCTGCCAGTCGAGCCGTTCATTCGCTCGGGCTATCTGAAGACGGGCGACACCGTCGAAGCCTTGGCCAACGCGTGTGGTATCGACCCGAGCGGCCTGCGCCACACCCTTGCCGAATACAACCGCCACGCCCGCAACGGCGAAGACCCACAGTTTGGCCGCGGCAGCACGCCCTACAACCGTAAACAAGGTGATGCGCAGCACGGGCCCAATCCCTGCGTCGCGCCGATCGAGCAAGGCCCTTTCTATGCGGTGAAGGTTGAAGCAGGCTGCTTCGGCACCTTTGCCGGCCTCAAGACCAATGCCCACGCGCAAGTCCTCAACACTGAGGGGCAGCCGATCGCGGGCCTTTATTCAGCCGGCGCCGACATGGCCAGCATCATGGGTGGGCATTACCCCGCTGGCGGTATCAACCTGGGCCCGGCCACCACGTTCGGCTACATCGCCGGCCGTCACCTGGCTGGCGCCACCGCCTATGAATAA
- a CDS encoding sugar phosphate isomerase/epimerase has protein sequence MQASYSIAQLTALALSPPQMIELAARTGYDQAGVRLLPVAPGAVAYSLMDDKPMLRETLARMNDTGVKVFDLELIRLDGQFDVQRYLPFFDVGAQLGAKAVLVAGDDPEPNRLIEHYAQLCDAMQPFGLTADLEFMPWTAVNDLASALNVVEQADRANAGILVDALHFERSDSRFQDLQRIPAQWLHYAQICDGPALRPNTRDGLIHAARCERLLPGEGDIDLARIWRSLPAAVPVSVEIPHDHRVAQLGVEAWARQALAAAKAIIEPL, from the coding sequence ATGCAAGCCAGCTATTCCATTGCCCAACTGACCGCGCTCGCCTTAAGCCCTCCGCAAATGATCGAACTGGCTGCCCGCACCGGTTATGACCAGGCTGGCGTGCGCTTGCTGCCGGTGGCGCCTGGGGCTGTCGCCTATTCCTTGATGGACGACAAACCCATGCTGCGCGAAACCCTGGCGCGGATGAATGACACCGGCGTGAAGGTGTTCGATCTGGAGTTGATCCGGCTCGATGGGCAATTCGATGTGCAGCGTTACCTGCCCTTTTTCGACGTTGGCGCGCAGCTCGGCGCCAAGGCCGTACTGGTGGCCGGCGACGACCCCGAACCCAACCGGCTGATCGAACACTACGCGCAACTATGTGACGCCATGCAGCCCTTCGGCCTGACGGCAGACCTGGAGTTCATGCCGTGGACGGCTGTCAACGACCTGGCCAGTGCACTGAACGTCGTTGAGCAGGCCGACCGCGCCAACGCCGGCATTCTCGTCGACGCCCTGCATTTCGAGCGTTCCGACAGCCGCTTCCAGGACCTGCAACGCATCCCCGCGCAGTGGCTGCACTACGCGCAGATATGCGATGGCCCGGCGCTGCGGCCGAACACCCGTGACGGCCTGATTCACGCAGCGCGTTGCGAGCGGTTACTGCCGGGCGAAGGTGACATCGACCTGGCCAGGATCTGGCGTAGCCTCCCGGCCGCAGTCCCGGTCAGCGTCGAGATCCCGCATGACCACAGGGTTGCGCAACTGGGGGTGGAAGCCTGGGCGCGACAGGCCTTGGCCGCCGCCAAAGCAATCATCGAGCCGCTGTAA
- a CDS encoding aromatic acid/H+ symport family MFS transporter — protein MSHSPNVDVSTFMDARKMSARQWLVLFLGFMVLVFDGFDTTAIGFIAPALVDDWGVLRHDLGPVMMSGLLGLAFGSLTAGPLADRFGRRPVIIGSVLLFGFWSLASAWSTGITSLTILRFLTGVGLGASMPNTATLISEFAPKRYRSHMVSFIYCGFAFGAALGGLGSEWLIEHFGWRSVLVAGGVLPIAFALLLVLSLPESIRFLAQNSALKDRLIKEINKVAPGLANAQTHFHSSETAIKATGKVSALFAPGFSLGTCMIWVTLFMGLLTMYLLSSWLPLLSRDAGLSMGEAALLGSLLQIGGMLGNFTVGMKMDRWEHHKVVGATVFCGGACAVLIALQQPTMQVLCPLILLLGYFLNGVNVGGYALAAAFYPTQIRATGVCWATGIGRLGAISGAGIGALMLAAQWNFSQVFLFLAIPSLLGVTALWVKSRKRNASAIATAAN, from the coding sequence ATGTCGCACTCTCCCAATGTTGACGTGAGCACCTTCATGGATGCTCGAAAGATGAGCGCCAGGCAGTGGCTGGTGTTGTTCCTCGGTTTCATGGTGCTGGTGTTTGACGGGTTCGATACCACCGCGATTGGCTTCATTGCACCCGCGCTGGTCGATGACTGGGGCGTGCTGCGCCATGACCTTGGCCCGGTAATGATGAGTGGCCTGCTCGGGCTGGCATTCGGTTCGTTGACTGCCGGGCCATTGGCCGACCGATTCGGCCGCAGGCCGGTCATCATCGGCTCGGTGCTGCTGTTCGGTTTCTGGAGCCTGGCTTCAGCCTGGTCGACCGGGATCACCAGCCTAACGATCCTGCGTTTTCTGACGGGGGTCGGCTTGGGGGCATCGATGCCTAACACGGCGACCCTGATTTCCGAATTCGCCCCCAAACGCTATCGCTCTCACATGGTCTCGTTCATTTACTGCGGCTTCGCCTTTGGCGCCGCACTGGGTGGCCTGGGCAGTGAGTGGTTGATCGAACACTTCGGCTGGCGGTCGGTGTTGGTGGCCGGCGGCGTGCTGCCAATCGCTTTCGCCTTGCTGCTGGTTTTGAGCCTCCCGGAGTCCATCCGCTTCCTGGCCCAGAACAGCGCCTTGAAGGACCGCCTGATCAAGGAAATCAACAAGGTTGCCCCTGGCCTGGCCAACGCCCAGACACATTTCCATAGCAGCGAAACGGCGATCAAGGCCACAGGCAAGGTCAGCGCCTTGTTCGCGCCCGGTTTCAGCCTGGGCACCTGCATGATCTGGGTCACCCTGTTCATGGGCCTGCTGACCATGTACCTGCTGTCGAGCTGGCTGCCGCTGCTCAGCCGCGATGCCGGCTTGAGCATGGGTGAGGCAGCGCTGCTGGGCTCGTTGCTGCAAATCGGCGGCATGCTGGGCAACTTCACCGTCGGCATGAAGATGGACCGCTGGGAACACCACAAGGTGGTCGGCGCCACGGTGTTCTGTGGCGGGGCCTGCGCAGTGCTCATCGCCCTGCAGCAGCCGACCATGCAGGTACTCTGCCCGTTGATCCTGCTGTTGGGTTACTTCCTTAACGGCGTAAACGTCGGCGGCTATGCGCTGGCCGCCGCCTTCTACCCCACCCAAATCCGCGCCACCGGCGTGTGCTGGGCCACCGGCATTGGCCGGCTGGGCGCTATCAGCGGCGCCGGGATCGGTGCGCTGATGCTGGCCGCGCAATGGAATTTCAGCCAGGTCTTCCTGTTCCTCGCCATCCCGTCCTTGCTCGGGGTAACCGCACTGTGGGTGAAAAGCCGCAAGCGCAACGCGTCGGCAATCGCCACTGCAGCCAACTGA
- a CDS encoding IclR family transcriptional regulator, whose protein sequence is MSNALERGLHAIELLAGKSTGLALQQVAEALDIPPSATHRMLNCLVEQGFVRQEHQHGHYVLALKVVSLALKHLSQSDMVDLARPILERLAQASGELVRLSIVDGDSLIWISKAQGSRSGLRYDPDAGAEAKLCCTASGLAWLSCLSNERALELVYRQGLAKPGEYGPNAATTIEQLLDNLKIAREQGYASVDESFEVGAASMAAAIRDSQQQVVGVISIAGPSVRLSAERMQTLKAALLEAAHEITAINLDSLPKLSMMTSRISEPTD, encoded by the coding sequence ATGAGCAATGCGCTTGAACGTGGCCTGCACGCCATCGAGCTGCTCGCCGGTAAAAGCACCGGGCTGGCCCTTCAACAAGTTGCTGAAGCCTTGGACATCCCGCCGAGCGCGACCCACCGCATGCTCAATTGCCTGGTCGAACAGGGTTTCGTGCGCCAAGAGCATCAGCACGGTCATTACGTGCTTGCCCTCAAGGTGGTCTCGCTAGCGCTGAAGCATCTGTCCCAGAGCGACATGGTCGACCTCGCACGGCCGATACTCGAACGCCTGGCCCAAGCGTCCGGCGAGCTTGTGCGCTTGAGCATCGTCGATGGCGATAGCCTGATTTGGATCTCCAAGGCCCAAGGCAGCCGCTCCGGCCTGCGTTATGACCCCGATGCAGGTGCCGAGGCCAAGCTCTGCTGCACAGCATCGGGCCTGGCCTGGTTGAGCTGCCTGAGCAACGAACGCGCACTGGAGCTGGTGTACCGCCAAGGTCTGGCAAAACCGGGCGAATACGGCCCCAATGCGGCCACCACCATCGAACAGCTGCTCGACAATTTGAAGATCGCCCGTGAACAAGGCTACGCCAGTGTCGACGAAAGTTTTGAAGTTGGCGCCGCGTCGATGGCCGCTGCAATCCGCGATTCCCAGCAGCAAGTCGTCGGTGTGATCAGCATTGCTGGCCCCAGCGTTCGCCTGTCTGCCGAGCGCATGCAGACGCTGAAGGCGGCATTGCTGGAAGCCGCCCACGAGATCACGGCGATCAACCTGGACAGCCTCCCCAAGCTGTCGATGATGACCTCCCGCATCAGCGAACCCACTGACTGA
- a CDS encoding shikimate dehydrogenase, whose product MSQLLIPSPTGNTRIFAVIGDPVKQVKAPELLNKVFADEAVDAVMIAVHARPEQLATVIRGLQAMENFSGMLITIPHKFAARDFADKLSLAVQVSGSTNAMRRNEQGVWEADNFDGVGFALGLQRKGYKLAGKRVVLAGGGGAGSSIAVALLQAEVDVLYLQEPDTVKAQSLLARLNQHWPSRCELAQPQHLGLADIVINATPLGLAEEDPLPVDLAALAAGALVADIIMQPVDTRLLRAAKAAGHSVHPGSHMLSEQLGCYRTFFRI is encoded by the coding sequence ATGTCTCAGCTGTTAATACCCAGCCCTACTGGCAACACCCGGATTTTTGCGGTCATCGGTGACCCGGTGAAGCAAGTGAAGGCTCCCGAGCTACTCAACAAGGTGTTTGCTGATGAAGCCGTGGATGCCGTGATGATTGCGGTGCATGCCAGGCCTGAGCAGCTCGCGACGGTTATACGCGGCCTTCAAGCGATGGAGAATTTTTCGGGAATGCTGATCACCATTCCGCACAAGTTCGCTGCTCGTGACTTTGCAGATAAGCTCAGCCTTGCTGTTCAGGTCTCTGGCAGCACCAATGCAATGCGCCGCAACGAACAAGGCGTGTGGGAAGCTGACAACTTCGATGGCGTAGGGTTTGCGCTGGGCCTGCAGCGCAAAGGGTACAAACTGGCTGGGAAACGGGTGGTACTGGCCGGAGGTGGTGGTGCAGGTAGTTCGATTGCTGTGGCCTTGCTGCAGGCAGAGGTAGACGTCTTGTATCTACAAGAACCGGACACCGTGAAAGCCCAATCACTACTCGCCAGGCTGAACCAACATTGGCCAAGCCGCTGCGAGCTTGCCCAGCCACAACACCTTGGGTTAGCCGATATCGTTATCAACGCAACACCGTTAGGTCTCGCCGAGGAGGATCCACTTCCGGTAGACCTTGCCGCGCTGGCTGCGGGGGCCCTGGTCGCAGACATCATCATGCAACCCGTCGACACTCGCCTGTTACGCGCTGCGAAAGCAGCAGGGCATTCTGTGCACCCTGGTAGCCACATGCTCAGTGAACAATTAGGCTGCTACAGGACATTTTTCAGGATCTGA
- a CDS encoding polysaccharide lyase family 7 protein encodes MSVDIRNLTLAVPVAVSSTNLVATELTGAEAIARYPSYVAVLGDGSVQLCAPTKGASSKSTRRTRCEWSEPQYWALGSALNHWNRQEMTLTKVNSAQKVVIAQMHVRGDDSPPVKVFWKKGDITLGFRRSYNQADPVNSTVLKGVPLGAKFNVSIHATAQGLVTVTASCNGVTGGSGNLQFDSTWASRVFEFHGGVYNQVDYTDATAADDGSICIISELSLIHA; translated from the coding sequence ATGAGCGTAGATATCCGCAACCTGACCCTTGCCGTTCCAGTAGCCGTGTCCTCGACCAACCTCGTAGCGACAGAACTCACCGGTGCCGAAGCGATCGCCCGCTACCCCAGCTACGTGGCGGTGCTCGGTGACGGTTCGGTACAGCTCTGCGCCCCGACCAAAGGCGCTTCGAGCAAAAGCACCCGCAGGACCCGCTGCGAGTGGTCAGAACCGCAATACTGGGCACTGGGCAGCGCCCTGAACCATTGGAATCGCCAGGAAATGACCCTGACCAAGGTCAACAGCGCGCAGAAGGTGGTGATCGCGCAGATGCACGTGCGCGGCGACGATAGCCCGCCGGTGAAGGTGTTCTGGAAGAAGGGCGACATCACCCTGGGTTTTCGCCGCAGCTACAACCAAGCCGACCCAGTGAACTCGACGGTACTGAAGGGGGTACCCCTGGGGGCGAAGTTCAACGTGAGCATTCACGCCACGGCCCAGGGCCTGGTTACCGTAACGGCCAGCTGCAACGGGGTGACCGGCGGCTCTGGCAACCTGCAGTTCGACAGCACCTGGGCTTCGCGCGTGTTCGAGTTCCACGGCGGGGTATACAACCAGGTTGACTACACCGACGCGACAGCCGCCGACGATGGTTCGATCTGCATCATCAGCGAACTCTCACTGATACATGCCTGA
- a CDS encoding DUF1654 domain-containing protein: MSKHMKSTPQQRQEMTAVERLSLRVSSMINHPLAQTQRWVTVHRLDADGDREWEEVIGLLAETPELQLAFNDDESVTVRWARCAVEQRDDFIAEQRSEQQDEEVAPF, encoded by the coding sequence ATGTCTAAGCACATGAAGTCGACCCCCCAGCAGCGTCAGGAGATGACTGCAGTAGAGCGTCTGAGCTTGCGGGTGTCATCGATGATCAATCACCCGCTGGCGCAAACACAGCGCTGGGTGACGGTCCATCGCCTGGATGCCGACGGTGATAGGGAATGGGAGGAGGTGATCGGGTTGCTCGCCGAAACGCCCGAGTTGCAACTCGCCTTCAACGACGACGAAAGTGTAACGGTGCGCTGGGCGCGCTGCGCCGTGGAACAGCGCGACGACTTCATCGCCGAGCAGCGCAGCGAGCAGCAGGACGAGGAGGTGGCACCTTTCTGA
- a CDS encoding S24 family peptidase, which produces MDIYEIRKHNLVKLIGSQRKGSCAERWGMAPAHLSQILSDKTAKNLGDDVARRIEGIEGLPRGWFDALAVGDQSPPVELGDSKLSAADLVKQMLARSGRGLSEQTRQRLLAAAEEPVDAALVKADFTRPGLVGDEVWIAHYDVRAAMGGGQIPHDYPEMFQDVRVSPSHLRELGVEFSEHHHLKMVTGWGQSMEPTIKHRDPLIVDVSIREFVGDGIYFFSWGDHIYIKRLQIADEDHFEMISDNSRHKDRMIRREETYIQARVLLVWNAHLV; this is translated from the coding sequence ATGGACATCTACGAAATTCGCAAGCACAACCTGGTCAAGTTGATCGGCAGCCAGAGAAAGGGATCCTGCGCAGAGCGCTGGGGAATGGCGCCTGCGCACCTGAGCCAAATCCTCTCCGACAAGACGGCGAAGAACCTGGGCGATGACGTGGCCCGCCGGATCGAGGGTATCGAAGGCTTGCCGCGCGGGTGGTTCGACGCCTTGGCGGTGGGCGACCAGTCGCCGCCGGTCGAGCTTGGCGACAGCAAGCTTTCGGCGGCTGACCTGGTAAAGCAGATGCTCGCCAGAAGCGGCAGAGGCCTTTCCGAACAAACCCGGCAACGGCTGCTGGCTGCCGCCGAGGAGCCGGTAGATGCTGCGCTGGTGAAGGCTGACTTCACGCGCCCGGGCCTGGTGGGTGACGAAGTGTGGATCGCCCATTACGACGTCAGGGCGGCCATGGGCGGCGGGCAGATCCCCCACGATTACCCAGAGATGTTCCAAGACGTTCGCGTCAGCCCCAGCCACCTGCGCGAACTGGGGGTGGAGTTCAGCGAGCACCATCACCTGAAGATGGTGACCGGCTGGGGCCAATCGATGGAGCCGACCATCAAGCACCGCGACCCATTGATCGTGGACGTCAGCATCCGCGAATTCGTCGGCGATGGGATCTACTTCTTCTCCTGGGGGGACCACATTTACATCAAGCGCTTGCAGATCGCTGACGAAGACCATTTCGAGATGATTTCTGACAATTCGCGGCACAAGGACCGCATGATTCGCCGGGAAGAGACCTACATCCAGGCCAGGGTGCTGCTGGTATGGAATGCGCACCTTGTGTAG
- a CDS encoding shikimate 5-dehydrogenase: MSTIPSRDTVLCISLAGRPGTFGVRFHNHLYQQLGLDFYYKAMRTDDLPAAVAGIRALGIRGCGVSMPYKEACMALVDEIDPSAAAIESVNTLVNTNGHLKAYNTDYLAVRQLLAQHQVDPATAFALRGSGGMAKAVACALRDAGFAEGIIVARNEQAGRQLADVCGYRWVPELGDRCPPMLVNVTPIGMAGGQEAEQLAFSENAIAAAERVFDVVAMPALTPLIRRAQALGKPVITGLEVIALQALEQFVLYTGVRPTRAQVEAAVAYARDI, encoded by the coding sequence ATGTCGACAATTCCCAGCAGAGACACCGTGCTGTGCATCTCCCTTGCCGGCCGACCCGGCACCTTCGGTGTGCGTTTTCACAACCACCTGTACCAGCAACTGGGTTTGGACTTCTACTACAAGGCCATGCGCACCGATGACCTGCCGGCTGCAGTGGCGGGCATCCGCGCCTTGGGTATCCGCGGTTGCGGCGTGTCGATGCCGTACAAGGAAGCCTGCATGGCCCTGGTTGACGAGATCGACCCGTCGGCGGCGGCCATCGAGTCGGTCAATACCTTGGTCAATACCAATGGCCACCTGAAGGCCTACAACACCGATTACCTGGCCGTGCGCCAATTGCTGGCGCAGCACCAGGTCGACCCGGCCACGGCGTTTGCCCTGCGTGGTAGTGGCGGCATGGCCAAGGCCGTGGCCTGTGCCTTGCGCGATGCTGGTTTCGCCGAAGGCATCATCGTCGCACGCAATGAGCAAGCAGGGCGGCAGTTGGCGGATGTGTGCGGCTATCGCTGGGTGCCCGAGCTGGGCGACCGATGCCCACCCATGCTGGTCAACGTGACGCCAATTGGCATGGCCGGTGGGCAGGAGGCTGAGCAGCTGGCGTTCTCCGAGAACGCCATCGCGGCGGCGGAGCGGGTATTCGATGTGGTGGCGATGCCGGCACTGACCCCCTTGATCCGCCGCGCGCAGGCGTTGGGCAAGCCGGTGATCACCGGGCTGGAGGTGATTGCCCTGCAGGCGCTGGAGCAGTTCGTGCTGTACACCGGGGTGCGACCGACGCGGGCGCA